Genomic segment of Mytilus edulis chromosome 12, xbMytEdul2.2, whole genome shotgun sequence:
AAACTGGTACCCACTACCAAAACCTGCTTGTTCTTTGGCAAGGTGTCCGTTTACGTCTGTTGATGCCTCTTCTTCGTATTTTGTACGTTTGACAAAAGCGGTATATGGATAAGAATTATCACCGGAAGTAACAGGAAGTCCAGCGCCATACTCGGGTCCAAATGCGTCTTTCTGTTCAAATTCTTCACTTTCTTTTCCCATATTATCTTCCATTTTTCGTTTGTTCCTTTTTGTGATATCAAAGTTTTGAAGATTATCTGATTCTCTGAGGGACATTTGCCACTTTTGTATTTCTGCATTCCGAAGATGCTCTGCTTGTTCCCGGTTTAATTGCAACATATCTCTGTCGTCTGTTGCGAATGATGTGGGAACTCTAGAAACAAACTGCCCATGCGCGTCTGTGTACATGTGTTCTCGGAAGGTGTATTGCTGTTGTTGCTGCTGTTGCTGTTGTTGTGCCATTGTAAGCATTGGGTAAGCAGGGGGAGACGTTCCAATATcacaatttctaaaaataaaatagaattgcgaattttaaatattgaaattttataacacagatttacatttttttttagtaatgtcGTACTCCCGCGATATGCCCTTCTTGTTACATGTATCAACAATTAAACTATTTTGATAGTGGATAAAATAACATACCGAACCATGTGTGAATTAGCGATCGATAAATAAATcgtcaaaccatatatatatatattatgtatagcAATGTAATTTTCGGAAAGAAATACATATCAGACATAAACCATCGACAACTACTTATTTACGGTTATTGACTTACAAGTACCGGCACACAAAGATTTTGGCGGGGTTTCTATGTATAAGAACTTACCTGTCAAAATTGTCTCTGAATCCTTTGGCAAATGGATTGTTATCAATTTTCAACTGAGTCACctgaaaaaataagaaattactgtaGTGGATAACATCAAACGTGCATGTTGGTGTTTAATGCTGTTAAAGGCAAATATGAAAACATGTGTTTAGTCTTTAACCATGTGACATTTTTTGAGAGTTTGACAAGGAATAAGCAAACTCTAAATATTcaactttcaaaataaataaatgtatggtttttatttcttttcgGTATTGTTATCGTAGAATTCTCAACTaaagtttgttttatttcttgATCCTATTAATATAAAAGCTGCTCAAATTTATTGAAGTAATAATGCATATGAAATTATTCTTTGGAACTTACATCTGTGTTCTGATAAGCAGTGACACCTATAAATTGTGTTTCCGGGAACGCATGCGTCATCAGATTCTTTTGGTCTCCTTGTCCTCCGCCAACTTCGATCACGTGTATACGAGGTTGATACTTGTGCATGGAGTTCAGAACAACCTGTAAAATGATGAAAAGAAATGTTATTGAATGGCAATTATAGACGTAGTTCAAACCCACATAACCGCGCaacaaggttttttttctaaaaatatcaaatttcaagAATTTCTTATTTTGTTGTACAATGCCTACGTGTATCCAAGTTACATGATTATTCGTTTGATTTACAATtgcaaataaacataaaaataagaagatgtggtacgatgtaaagagacaactctccaccaaaaaCTCAAATGACGAAGGATTATATTTGATAAGATAATTTCAGATTTGTATATTAAGTTttcgtttatttaatttatacagATAAGCAAATGGTACAGTAAAAGTAAACAAGAATAATCTGAATTTcagaaatgataaaaattgaaaatgagtgTCATTATTGACTTACATGTCCTCCTGGGTTGTTTTTATTGTTAGTCAGTTTCAGTTTACTGAACACTATGTCCTGCTTCATCCAGTGTGCGCCGGAACTTGGCGAGTCAGGATGAAGATACACTTTACCAGCTGAAAATAAACAAGAGTAAAAATTAACCTAcatttaataagaaaatttatgaaaatatgaataatCACAATAAAGATAAGTTGTAATAGCAAAAGATAACAATTTTGAAGAAGGTTCTTGTAAAACTATAAGTATGAAAGTGGCGGGAGATATGCTGATATTCCGACTTTATACATGAATAATATAGTTAGACGGCTCCGTAGAACCGGGTTCAGAGGTGaattgtaaaaaacatttttgggAAATAATGTTTCAACATACATAacccattttttaaataaaagtgtaCATTTTtgtgcattatttttttatgtttttgcatCAGCATGTACGTAATACAATACACCATAGCCACACAGCATTAAAACCGAATATATCAACAATGGGCAGGTGAATAAAATCCATGTTACATTTTCTATAATTATTTTCCATTTCTATTGTTGACGTTCGCTTATTTAACTGTAATTAAGCACGGAAACATGACCATACCACTTAAAACGGCTTGGAATTGTCCACCTTTTAATAACGCCAACTATAGCAAGCAATACGGCACCCATTGTGAACGTCGCTGGGAATTACGATAAAGTAGCCACCCTAATTGATGGCTAATTTgtcatttgtaaaaaaattgGATAATACAACTAGGATATTAAAGGTCTCTGATCGAAAGGAATAGCATAAacaatcaatataataataacagGTGAATTATTAATCCAACGGTAATTTGGCTCCGTGGATTATTATATAGAAATTATTGTTACGGATTATAATAGATTGAGGCTTAATTACCCATCGTTTAGGTTAACAATTAGTTCGGATGTACAAAGATCTACTCGATTATTGAAttgctacatgatatttttttattcatttagatCAAGAAATGAGATACATGTATCTGGTTCTATTGAGACATGTTCTAGCCAGAGTTATATACAATCATAAGTCATGGACAGATCTATGTAAAAAGTAGACACGTTGGTTGATTAAATAGGTTCGAATTGCAGAGAATAAAATACAATTAGAAGCTAACGCCCTAATGCGAACGATAAAGGCAAGGGCGGTTATGTAAATGGAATAAAATGGTATAAATTGAtttaatattgattaaaaataaatttactccATAAAAAGCTATCGAGAGTTTATGTTTGTAGCATAAAAAAATCGAATTATATAAGtttaacaataaaattttatgtattttattttggcCTTTTGCTCTTGAAAAACTTAATTTTGTGGTTGTTGTTGATGTGGCTCTTATGTGTAtctaatatttatatctatatatttaatgtaaaatgtattatttaatatttttctaaatgAAATAAATTGCATGTGAACCAAATGTTTGAGAAAGTCaatattaaaaattctatatTCATTTAACACATTCAAAAACTGTTAAGTTAAATAACtttacataagaaaaaaaaatgaggtgATAAAAACAAAGAGTCAATCGATTGTGTACATTGTATGAAAGGGTATCCAACACGTGCCTGTCTACTGATAAATTAACAGTTTTCTTAAAGGGAAAACAAAATAACGTCACGCGAGAAAAGATCAAATTCGTGCTTAGCAACTGATGTATTAACAAGATTAGtcaaagattgattgattgattgttggttgctttacgccgcattagcataAAAAGGCTATATCACGGCGAGAGCTAATTCAAGATTcgtcaaagaaaaaacaaaaaacaaaatcgtcaCCAGAGAAAAGATCAAatctttaatgtttttaaaaatgactaGGGAGGGACATTTTTTGTAAAGGTCTATAACCTAACAACTAAATAATAAATCCCTTTAGAAAGGTGCAAGTATAACAATGTTTTTGGTTTTTGCCATCAACGATAAAAACAACTTGTTTTGTGCATTCGGAATAACGTATAACATCACTTTGAGTAGACCACACATTGTGTCCATGCGACAGAAAACATAGTCAATGGAAAAGcaaattatagaaataaatactTACTTTGTGGTACAGGTTCAGCTTGTCCACATGGCACCCATTTTCCACCTTGGAACTTCCAGTGATGTGGATCAGCTAAAATCATATCCACAAATACATTGTACTGTTTGTGTGGATCTAATCCGGTCAGACTATATTGTAGTGTAGGAAACATTCGTCTGAAAAAATACAAACACATTATAAATAATCAACTTCACACTCTTGGTATTTTGAAGAACAAAACATTTCTTATAGATATATTGATTGTTTATTGCTTAATGTCCAATGGCAAatttttcatgcatgtttaggacgatgttttaaatatataaacagcTTGAAATGCATAATATCATAATACGTAGTGTTGTATTTAGTTCGTTTGGAGGTTTGCTGTCCATATTACATTACTGTTGGTGACAGTTAGAGTGTCTGTTGATATTTTACGCCCCggcgacaaaaaaaaaacaacaacaaaaaaacgacaAGATTAAATAATTATAGTTGTAAAATACTGCCACTATCAGAGTTGAGGATCTATAAATTAACCCCAAACAATGACTCCAAATGGgcatgatttgaaaaaaaaacacacaacagaagGACTCTTCCTGTGCTATGGATGCAACTCCTTACACATGCAAGCCTTTTTGAATTAAGTTCTATAAAATTTCCTCATCCAAGCCATTTATTTAAAGTTCTGTGATGCCCGTATGACGTTAATAAGATATTGAATCTGCTCGATTTTTTGTGTCAACAATAACATTGTCGAAAATTTGTAtttccaataatatttattataaatataaaataaatattattggaaaTACAAATTTTCGACAATGTTATTAATTTAGATtaacagtaaaataaaacaacaatatgctTAGATAAAAGAATGAGCGCATgaaaacataactttaaaaacacgcacagaaataaaaataaataaataaaagacaaaaatacaatagTTCAGTTCataattttagtttaaacaaattttgatgtAACTTTTAGCTACTATAAATAAACcattatattataaatgtttatcGAGTAGATCAAAAGTCATCATGatctatttcaaataaaaaaagcttAATATTCAATAGGGATTATCAGTAGGGATTATCAATAGAGATTATCACTCTAAATCTGCAGAGAAAGCAGAataataaatatgataatttgtTTTCGCACTTTAAATAGTCTGTGTTTTGACAGAAATTAACATCCTCACACTAGATTGTGTATATATCAAAAGTTTATTTGTACAAAGACACAATTGAACGTAAGGCCGTGTGTTTATTTACTACTATTGAAcgaatatttttctgtttttgtatgaacaaaaatatttaaaaatataagtataACAAATGATTCACGTGActataattaaaaatcaaaatcataattTGTTTGGCGGCAAGTAATATTTTGTGCGTCCTTTTGTAAACTATATTGCTTTTATCAATGAGATCAGAATTTATCCCCAACTTTAAATATTATCATGTATTTATTTTCGTAGATGCATGTTTATTTTAGAACtatatttttaaagttcaatgaaagcaatttttgtataaaaatttagCGGAAAATGCATAGGCATCCAACATGCACTGTCATGGCTTAGAATAATTATTAATCACCCGTTACGTATTTTAGACATATTGccgcatttatttaaaaaaaaagaataaatattttcACTTATCGGGGAAATTTCTCAATTCAttctatttattaaattatttaattatttccaGTAAAGGGTTAAGCTAACACAATATATGTTCTACGCATCGGGTAAAAATTGTTATTCGTTTACacgaatgttttttttaaactgcgtCAAAGTTTTTAGAGAATTTCTCAAGATTGCAATAGCCTgaatgtaatatttgccgctggataTTATCTATatgggcgatatctttttgcgccaaa
This window contains:
- the LOC139499397 gene encoding T-box transcription factor TBX21-like, with the protein product MQQTSDLNCEIDNTANFPHFTERSGTESFQQNNDLVACLNEQYAERNLKGYYCEYNSPETAKQQQDSRRSAPYVQISPDKSSEYGNEDQASSDGGYSSPGGSDGPSFISLQPANMEHMQKTAAMEYPPQYQQQQQQPEMHHQYQQYSGYETVPYYPPPQSYDPASPPAQCGGMPPSIQNMSCLSPPQQMPPQRQVCVYLCNRELWVKFHQHTTEMIITKQGRRMFPTLQYSLTGLDPHKQYNVFVDMILADPHHWKFQGGKWVPCGQAEPVPQTGKVYLHPDSPSSGAHWMKQDIVFSKLKLTNNKNNPGGHVVLNSMHKYQPRIHVIEVGGGQGDQKNLMTHAFPETQFIGVTAYQNTDVTQLKIDNNPFAKGFRDNFDRNCDIGTSPPAYPMLTMAQQQQQQQQQQYTFREHMYTDAHGQFVSRVPTSFATDDRDMLQLNREQAEHLRNAEIQKWQMSLRESDNLQNFDITKRNKRKMEDNMGKESEEFEQKDAFGPEYGAGLPVTSGDNSYPYTAFVKRTKYEEEASTDVNGHLAKEQAGFGSGYQFNGVYENNTGTYAEPDNRTPSYETYNGMHQLYQQSRDVRPSAVY